Proteins from a genomic interval of Lolium perenne isolate Kyuss_39 chromosome 1, Kyuss_2.0, whole genome shotgun sequence:
- the LOC127311021 gene encoding uncharacterized protein: MADSTASCLAHEANDPGSSEAVRGSSWDTKGQEGNKGEASTATSEPVREELVQSAVSFLKHPKVVASSDVQRRSFLENKGLTVDEIEEAFRRLLSPSSNSTSSNACKSQGVPQHSCRITQEAKISTGCVDDSGTPDSETVTPVVPQHPKSYIEVMEMIQRGERPDDIQDINDEPPNPDQPISKPRMAPKPKPWEKQVQESSGLDLKAHPSGSSEPTSGVQTDSTNQGMESNNNSGHGDALLMAEPAMGSEAPTDDDAASLEQ, encoded by the exons ATGGCGGATTCGACGGCGTCATGCCTCGCCCACGAGGCGAATGATCCAG GTAGCTCAGAAGCTGTCCGTGGCAGTTCGTGGGACACGAAGGGGCAGGAAGGCAATAAAGGAGAAGCGTCCACCGCGACCTCTGAACCAGTGAGGGAAGAACTGGTTCAGAGCGCCGTTAGTTTCCTGAAACACCCGAAAGTTGTGGCCTCTTCTGATGTCCAGAGGCGTTCCTTCCTGGAAAATAAAGGGCTCACTGTGGACGAAATCGAAGAAGCGTTTCGACGTCTGCTA AGCCCGTCTTCAAACTCTACAAGTTCAAATGCGTGCAAGTCTCAAG GGGTACCTCAACACTCTTGCAGAATTACTCAG GAAGCTAAAATCAGCACAGGATGTGTAGATGATTCAG GGACTCCTGACTCTGAAACTGTCACCCCTGTGGTGCCCCAGCACCCAAAATCATATATAGAG GTCATGGAAATGATACAAAGGGGAGAGCGGCCAGATGATATTCAG GATATTAACGATGAGCCTCCTAACCCCGATCAACCAATCTCGAAACCCCGTATGGCACCAAAGCCCAAG CCATGGGAAAAGCAAGTTCAAGAAAGCTCTGGCTTGGATCTGAAAGCTCACCCAAGCGGTTCCAGCGAACCAACATCAGGAGTTCAAACCGATAGCACCAACCAGGGCATGGAATCAAACAACAACTCCGGTCACGGTGATGCACTGCTGATGGCAGAGCCAGCTATGGGCTCTGAAGCTCCCACGGATGATGATGCCGCCTCACTGGAGCAGTAA